A stretch of DNA from Pseudopipra pipra isolate bDixPip1 chromosome 1, bDixPip1.hap1, whole genome shotgun sequence:
GCTTCTAGAAAATCTGGTTACAATGAAGTCCAATTCTCAAGCAATATGCTAAAAATTAAGATGCCTCTctagaaaacaaacagcaacaaaaaaatctttatatgaCAAAGACtcttttttcaaagagaaagcAGTGAACAACAAAAACTTCAATGACAAAAGGCATCACAAATAGGTATAAGTTATTTTTTAAGTGCTCTATTTTGGCATGTCAGAACAGCACAGCATTTCTTGTATGCTCACATGTGAGTCAGACCTCCCCTGAGAGGCTaccctcttcccctcacaaaaCCAAAGTCAGACTCAGTGTGTTTTATTGCCCCCCCTTCAGAATCAGGTTCAGAAAGCAAATCCACATCTCTAATGGAAATGTCAAGGTTTGTatgggttgttttttggggtttcttAATCACAATCCTGAAGGGAGAAACTATTGTTAATATGATAGAAAAATTTTAACCAAACATATGATTCACTGATCTGTCTTTAGACCACTAAAACAAATTCACATTATGAGACATGAGAGCTTCTGAGGTGGcagtattttcagtattttcacaCTGATGCATATTTGCATTCCAACATCATCTACCATATTTATGAAACCAGACCCACCCAAAACTAAGCACTAACAAAATAATCAGGAAAAAAGTCAAAACTGAAGCAGCAATATGGTATTATTTTAATCTTCATTAACTCTCTCCCTATGACTCTTCCTTGAATTTTTTACTGCAATGTACAAAATACACAGCCTGTCTCAACCAGGAGAATGAACTGTTCCTGAAGATAGCCACATCATCACTGTCCTCTTGACACGTACTGAGAACAGCTAATTGTTTAAAAAGGACAGTAACAGCGGGGGGTGGGAAAGCGCTGCATACACTTACTAAAGTGTAATGTAAGTCTAAAGGCTCTTAAGGTCTTTCAGCACAAGAGCTCTTACCCTGAATGTGCAAGTATGTGCTCAAGCCAGATAACAGCTGGACAGGCGCAGCAGGAACTcagagcagcaccaggaggTGGCGCTGACCACGGATGTTGAACCAGCTACACCTGAAGAGCAGCAGTTCTAGCAAGTTCCTGACATCCCTCTGCATTCAGGTTCCGCTCTTCCCCTTCAAAACCTCAGAGATAATTCCTTCTTCAGCCTGGGAAAGTCTGAAAATTCTCTGTTGGGTACgtatttcaatttctttttgccTCCTCTGTAGGACAAGGAGGCCTCTCCCTAGTAAAGGGACACTATGAGAACCTACTTGTGACTGCCCTCATTGATTTCCTTTCCACCGCACTCAGGTGCTGTATTCCTTGGCAGAGGGCCTTAATAgtcttccccttttcttcctgCAGAGCTGTCTATCAGGCTACAGTAGCTGCCTACCACACCAGAAGCAGCAACTAAATGAAAGTGGAGTGCAGCTCTGCAGTTCAGTGTGATTAGAAACAAAAGGAACATTATGCAACTCAGGTGCTTAGATGTCTGCTGTTTCCAGCTGATGCAACACTTCTGGGACAGCCAGGAAGAGGGACCATGCTTTCTTCCTTCACCTCAGACAACACTTACTACATGGATAACACTGTTCTAACTCgaattcttttctttgttattaGAAAACAAACTACTGGAAACcatctttgtttgtttgttctttcttttttacacATCATTCAATCTCTCATGAAATCAAGACTGTTATCTGGATGACAGAGAAATATACACTGCTGAGTTATTACAACAATAATTTTACACCATCCAAAAAAAGTAACTGTACAACAACTTTCCAGACATCAAGTTTCTTACATCAGAGATGACAGACATTGATTCCAACATTGATTGTGCAAATACCAGACTTCATTCActtgtcaaagaaaaaaaagtttcaagtTAATCAGCTGCAGATTACATTCTCCTGGTTTTCTTCATTCATTGTTCTCGTAGTGACAATAtccattaaaattattttttattctcaaCAAAATTCTAAAGCTACAGAAAGCCTAAACaaacagggaaggggaggggtgAAGACTACAGTAGTCATTAACATACATGTATGTGCACTACAGAAAATAACATCTTTAGCTTCTATTTTTACCTTAACAGGAAAATGGAGACAAAAAAGTTTACTAGAGTTCATCCTAAAACCTAGGCAAATCATACCCAACCATCCACCAtacatttttatcattttaatgAGAATTCATGTGAATTTTTGTAATCAGTGAATACAGCAGAAAAtacttctggggtttttttgacacCAGATAAGCCAGTAGTGCTATAAAACTCACTGTTTAGAGTTCACTGTATCAATTAACAAAGTCTCAAGAGAGTTATTTAACCAGCAGTTAAACTCTGCCCAGCTACTGAATGCACCCATCTACTTTAAGATAGAGATTCTTAGAAGAAAAATAGCGgaaattaaatatgaaaactACACATTTCTTatggaaattaaattttattttgggtACACGTAGAATTCCTATTATGAAGAAATATCAAACTATGGAGAATCAGTATTTTTAAGTAGAGGGTGCAGAGAGAAGATTCAGTCCTTTATAAGCTTATCAAAGAAATGCACTAGGGTTTGCACGGGGATCCTTTTGGTTCCTGTATCTATAAGTCAGCCAGACTCCCagaatctgaaaataaaaaccaaagatATCATTAAGCAGAGGCTCTCCACCTCATCTTCTATCAGTTTtacaaaatttgttttaaacacaAGTTTAGGATATTTTACTGCTGCTAAAACTGTACAGCCACACACCAGCTTTCTCAGTTAGAAACAAGAATGCAccttatcagaaaaaaattcattcctGGCAACAGAgagaacaacaaaacaaaaaagccaacaCTGTATCCACAATGCAATATAAAATATTACCTATAGTTATGTCTAGAGTTAAATtattcttccccttccccaaatGATCAGTATTCACAAATCTGTTTTTAGTATAATGATAAACAAATCCTCCaaattgtttcattttacagttACCACTTaacaaaagttatttttctcaTGTATTATTAAATCTTGACATTTCCCCAACCgcatccctccttcccagcagcttcACTTTTTTTTAGTAGGGAAATTGAGGGCTGATATCAGAGTGATTCTGTATAAGTTGCTGTATCTCTCTGGTTGCTGTACTATCTACAAACCTTCTAAAAACTGCACTATGCAGCAGGAGGAGTATTTTCACATGCTCTACTATGGGGTCACAAAAGACATCCTCTGAGGATTTTTATACACTAATCAATAAAGCAAGTTATGTATCATCATGGTACTAAAGGAAAGAATCAAagaccttttttattttaacctgCTTTTTCAATTCACTCATCCTGCAACTCTATCTTTGCACTACAGgtggcaccaaaaaaaaaaaaaaatcctcaaagcCTATGTGTCTGGGTGAGAGGGGAGTAGGTGGGAAGAAGAGGGAACAAGGTAAATAAAGCAATGGCACTCTTTTTATTACTGTTGGAAAACAGTAAGCCTGAATAACtaattttctgaaaaacttAAAACTTCACAGCACCACATTTGAACACTGCCATTTGTTGCCTAAATAACAGAGTTGCAAGAACATCTAGTGCTGAAAAAAGACAAACCTTCCTTCTGGCAGACTTAAGAGAGCTGATAGCCTTGAAAAATTTGACCTAATAAATTATTTGACTCCTGAGATAGGACTGAAATTTCCTCTAATAAATCCCCTAAAATTAAGTGTTTCACAAAACAAAGTCTTAAAAGTCAGGGAAAAGCACTCCATTTTCTAACCTCCTACTCACCTCTGTGAAACTGAAGAAAAGTCCTATGCCTCCGACAAATCTCAGCACCATTCCAGAATATTCCTCTATTATTGGTGCACATGGTTTACACTGGAGAGTTCTAAAACAATCCTGTAGCAGATACAGAGAATTTCACTCCATTTTCTGATGACCCTTCATTGACTGAAAGCATCTAGTTTGCTCTAGAAGAGACTGCTAGCCATGGACAAACTCTAACGGTTTTAAAAGGCTCCCAAAAAGCAAGCAACCTTTGCAGGGTGCTCTGTGATTGTCTTTCCAGTAAATTACCAGAAGAGCTCAGTATCACTTTAACAACTATTTTACACATTTGTTAAAAGGCTGCTGTCTGTAACTATGAAAACAGTTGAAAATTTTGAACACAGTATGAAAATGTTATGTTTTTTCAAACTTGAAGAACTTACAGCTGCACAGGTTTCATTCAGATGAAAAGCTCTAAATCCACAACAATTCAGATTTCTCTCAATATCTGTTCTTGCACTGTTGGTGTTATTCCATCCCACCTCTAGCAGTTCACTCTAGAAGGCATAAACAAATACATATATTAGTTGAACTGTTCTGCACTGCAAACCAATATGAGGCCAAGTTGATAATGCTCTAACTAAAACCTTCAGATATTGATGCTTAACAGGATAATATACTAAAAACTACCTGAGTGCCCAAACAGCCTGCGTAGCTAATGAAATAACAGCACCTAACAGCAGCACATCCATGGgtataattaattttctttctttgtttttcctaaaCCCAACAAGAGCACTAGTAATGAGACATGCAATGAATTTAACTGGGACTGCTCAgactttaaacaaaaaaaagccgATTATTCAGTCACTGTACCTTTGCCCACCCCTTATGCAGTAAGAATTAAGTCTCATACCACATGGAAGACTGTTTTACTCTCATACATAAGGGTCACCTCTGTTCCTAATGCAGTTACAACCTTTTCAGTTACACAAGAAGAATTCAGTGGCTTTATCACATTTTCATTATAATTACTGTAGATTTCATTAGCTTATCTTAAATTGCTGAACACATGATATATTCAAGATACCATGCTGCTATACCTGTGACCATAAACCTAGAAAAGAAGcttaaaattaaatcaatttaaaacaaaaaaaaaatctgaaagtcaTTTTAGGACCCAGATGTATTTCTTTCCAGGTACCAGAGCCAAGCACTGACCAAAGTCTAGTCTTTAAATAATAGGATAATGCTGATTTTCTTCAAATGTGCTCTCCCCATTTTGTAAAAGACTATATACAAAGATGTGTCCCTGTGTACATATGTATTTATAGTATTATGCTATAGATAAACTGAGAAATCAAGACACTTTCTTACCTGCTGGTCCTTGTTTAGTGCCAAACAGGCACAGGAGACAGAAAACTGGACAATAAAGACTAGCAGAAGAATAATCATGTACTGGAAACAGTAGTTAAGGATATACtctcaaattaattttgcttttataacATATACACCTAATGGTATTCAGTATTTCACTGGGTAAGTCTTTTGACACAAAAAAACTATAGAAGCAAATTCTGGCTGGATGTGGAAAATAATGTTCCCAGAACTCAATTACCATATATTGTCCCTTTTTGGCTACTCCTACACATAGCTGGTATTGCCAGGTTAGATATTTCTTGCCTAGCAAGAAAACATCAGCAGAGAGGTTAATAAGAGGAGCTTTGAGAGGAGAATCTACAGCCAGTTCCTCCAGTTTTAGAGACTCATGTTgtcatttcaaaatatttcacttaaataaagaaaatatttttctgggtGTTGCATGTTCAGaacatttcttttcaattaCATAGTCTTGTaattaattacaaaaaataactttagcctaggttttaaaaaaaaaaaaaagctaagagTTGGTCTTGGAACACAGCCTCACTCACTTTTGTACTATTGCATCTGAAAacaatataaaacaaaaagaataaactTTGACATTAAAGATCACACTTTGAAAGTTGGGGATCACCTTCACAATTTGGTTGCTGTGCTCAGAGGCATATACTTACCTCACACAATTAAGCTGTCTGTAAAGTGGAGGTCAGTACTCTTTCATAGACCACAAACATTAAACATTAACAGTTCACATACTTTAGCTCTGGGTAGGACTGAGCACACAGTAAGAGGCACCTGTGACAATATCAGCCACCATAAAGAGCTGTCAAAAAATTACAACATATGAATGCTatcttcagagcacagaaaagggagaaaaaaaggaagctgaaaTAAAGTTAAACAGGAAGGAAGTCTAATTTAGACTGTACTTGACCAAAGTAAGATTGtgaatttctgttctgtttctgaAGCACATTTCCCATCAGTCTCAGCTGACCGAGCAGGTTGTTTACATGGCTTGAACCAAGCTGCAATCAATGCAATGCATCAGAAGGATACAAAGAATAGCAATACTTGATGATGTTTCACCGCACCGATCAATCCGACTAAGGCAATAAAGAAGAGGAAGACTCCTACAGCAATTACCACTCCTACAACCCGGAAACTAGAAATGAGGCCAAAGCCGATTCCCCATGCCGCAATTCCAATCAGCAGCAGGCTCACCAgctggagggaagagaaaacacaaagtTAGTCTATGTATTAAAAGAGGTTTACATTAAAGTTGTTAGTAGAAAGGCACAATGTTTCTTTCCAGTGCAAAGAGAAGAAGCACAACCCTAAACAAACCAACCTTCCACTTCATTGCAGAGGTAATTTCAGTTCCAGATGTTTTAAGGCACACATATTCTTCAATACTGTTGATGTGGGACTGTAACAATTTAATCTACCTACAAGTCAAGCCATGTTGCACTATCTGTGACTGACTAGAGACACTAACCGAAATCATAACATAACAAATAAGCTAAAAATCATCGGTTTTAATTCTACAGTTGAATGAGAATGAAAATTCCAGATGTTTGTGAAACTTAGGCagtgtatttaaagaaaatggaatttaCAGCTTCGCAGCTCTGGATGCGTAAAAAAGTGCTCTTTGCCAAAGCTAACTGTAATGGGGTATACAGCTCTATTAATGAACTGGGGAAGTCTTCACACAGTTGATGATTTAACACAACAGGTAACACGGTcacataaaaatactttttagaTCTGCAGTAAAATAATAAAGGTGCCTTGTCTCTGCTACATATTTCTTCAAGAAAACAGTTGTACTATTAACCCAATCCTATTTCAATACCCAAAATACTTATgctgtttccttccttttaaaGATGGTATTCGGGGAAGGCAGGCTTAATCGGTTGCTGTTAGTTCACTGGGATTTATTGTTTATATGGGCAGGAAGCTCCAGCCTTTCCTGTTTCCATGCcaaaaaacacagaagcaaaaaaaaaaaaaaaatctgagatgaaaagctgaagagaaatCTGTAATGAGGTACAGCAGGAGTGAAGCAGCAGACAAAGCCAACCCAGATGTCCAATACACTCTCTGGTTTGAAAGAGACCTATGTGTAACACATCACTCACTACACTCTCTGTTAAATGACACCAATTTAATATGCAAGTTTTAACTTTTTGGaactctgacctcataaaaaatatccagaagttgtataattatttaaaaaaaaaccaaaccccccaaaaaataaaacagtaagtGCTTAGTCTAGTCCAACTACTTGGCTTTATTTGATAACAGATGTAGAGCAAGCACTTGTACCTGCTCACTGGTTTCCATTCAAACAAGGCATATCTCATGACATTTTATTGCTTACCTAGAGGTGGGGGAGGAGATTTCCAATTTATCATTTCAGTATACTTACCCTACAGCTGGGCTTTTCTGTTGGTTTTAATGCCAAATACACCcacatatttttcagtttaactACATTTTAGAAGACTGAAGTATGCAATGCTGCTTTTGAAACATAGAAATCTAGGATAACATCAGGAAAGCTAGTAAAACAAGTAGAGATGCTCATCAAGATCAAAACCCAGGGGGTGGGGATTTTTGTGTGTTCACACAGCAACACATCTCAAAAAACTTTTTACCAAATGCCAGTAAtccacaaaagaaattaaagggtCTGCAAGAACAAAAGTAGGATATTTGTCAGACCTACACTTCTCTCAATACatgaagagacaaaaaaaaattcaaaggaatTGTTCACTACTAGCAGAGTTTTGGGATTATTTCACATTTGTTTCTCTTAAACAAAACACCTCAATTACcatgtttatttaaaaccaaaacaacaggCCAAAGTGTCATGAATCAAAATtacagaggaggaagaaaaaaaccaaaacaaagcatctCAGCTCTGACACACATAAATTTTCTGAATCCATTTTGCACAAGGCTATAAACTTTCTGATGTTAGTACACAAAAAATTAGCCTTGCTAAGCAGACAGTTATATGCAAGACCTGCCTGTTCCCATCTATGCCCATCCACTTTATTTCAGTGTCTCATTTCACCggcaagatttatttttccacGTAAGCACCAAAAACAAGCaagcaacaaaagaaattcCATAACTCAACTTCAAATCAAAAAAATGCTGACTGATGTCCCATGCTCTGCATCAACTTCTAAGCATTGAACTTGCATTGCCATTACACAGCTCTTCAAACTGTTATAAAAAACCTCAAAGGCAATGTcaaatttcagtttatttcaCAAAGACCAGATGAAACTTTGTTCCTAATGACTTTCACCAATACTTTTCTGACTGAGCTGAATGTAAACCTTTACTTTTGACCAATTTATCTCCAGGATACCAAAACATGTTCAGTTCTTCACTCATCTGATAAGAGGTCCAAAACAATCAGATGAAACTagttttattcttaaaatactGGAATTAAAAGAAGAGACAGAATCTGTGCCTATAACACCTACTGGATAAACACAGTGCATGAACTACAGGGTACCAGTTCCTTCTTGCTGCTGTTACTCATCTCATCTTATAGTAATCTGATGATATGTGCATGAAATTAGTCATATGACACTAGAAGTTATTACCTTGACCCCCTGGCACAAAAAGCTTTTCTGGTAGGAACAGTCACATACAGAATTGAGACCAGCTTTGGttttcaagtggaaaaaaaaagcatctctgttttttaaacacattattGAACCCCAAATATTCAGGAATCAGTTAAAtggctttgaaaaataaagtaacaTAAAATAGTTTAGTTTTCCTTTGGATCACATTAAAGTTTTAGAGCCATCAGTTTCCTTTTCAAGTGCTACCTCCATAACACCaagtctgtattttttcttctttcacttcACAAAGTTGTCcaatttcttaaaaaatctgGAAATTCAGTGTGATCACAGACCTGTGCTACTGGTCCCTGGTTGAAACTATATGAAAATGCTGTATCCAGTTAGGCAGACCCATGATATGGATCAAAACCATTATTGGTTTTGCCACTTGAAATCATGGAAAATTGACTCTGtgtttcaaaactgaaatggaGACTGCAGGTTTACAAACCATTCCAGAAACGGATTCAATATTAAGTTCCTGACTCCTCCATGTGTTGACTGAAAGATGACATTATGGTTATTCTCTTATTATCAGGTTTGGAATGGACTATATGACTGTTGAGCAATAACTCTAGATATAGTTTTATAATGCCATAAGGTGAAAAACTAAAGTAAACGCACGCAActacaaacaggaaaaatgtcttAAGTTGTTTTGAGCACAAGTTTTACAAGTCTGTAAAACAATGCAAGGCTCATAGCATTAGACACTGTTTAACCACTAGAAATGACTATTCAACAGTGCTTATTCCAGTGTTTTGACACGAAAGGATTTAAATGCAGTATTTCTAAAAGTGAAGCTGCTAAGACTTCATAGTAAAACATACGTGAAACAAAGAGACTCTAACTACTaattttgggctggaagtcagcttaaagaagacagaagctttctatcaacctgcacatcaggaagtcttccttcatccccatatcaccattggccaatcagagctcaaatcagtccagcagtttaattacctaggtagcctcatctcctcggatggtaagattgacagagatagacaacagggtagcaaaggcatatagtgcctttggaaaactccataaaagagtttggcgaaataaacacctgaagaaaagcacaaagatcagtgtttacagagccattgtgctgtctactccTTTAAATGggtctgaatcatgggtcatctactgccaccacctgcgactcc
This window harbors:
- the TSPAN13 gene encoding tetraspanin-13 translates to MACGGFACSKNCLCALNLLYTLVSLLLIGIAAWGIGFGLISSFRVVGVVIAVGVFLFFIALVGLIGAVKHHQVLLFFYMIILLLVFIVQFSVSCACLALNKDQQSELLEVGWNNTNSARTDIERNLNCCGFRAFHLNETCAADCFRTLQCKPCAPIIEEYSGMVLRFVGGIGLFFSFTEILGVWLTYRYRNQKDPRANPSAFL